A DNA window from Luteibaculum oceani contains the following coding sequences:
- a CDS encoding CocE/NonD family hydrolase — translation MKIFVSLIISLQLAIIASGQNVDSLYMRENYDQVEHFIPMRDGKKLYTLLYIPKDRSKSYPILLNRTCYNASGYKNWKTGGHPSKYLVRDGYIFAFQDVRGRYQSEGEFTTMTPNIPGNDLNNTEDIDESSDTYDAIAWMLENIPNNNGKVGQFGISYPGFYTAAALPNAHPALVASSPQAPISDFFFDDFHHMGAYLQSYTYAYAVFGYQKDSLTDKAWYTDQLNRFDRNKVVNGYEFHLNLGPLKNVTEKYHHDNFFWKETIDHPNYDEFWQKRNILPHLRGIDHAVLTVGGWFDAEDLYGPLNIYKHIERNNPKAKNSLIMGPWSHGGWAREQGKHYHNHIYFGDSISTHYLREIERKFFAHHLKGAVNPKLPEAYMFDTGLKQWKSFENWPSPSIPPVKLGFTEGGKLLINQDGSDKEKFAYTSDPNKPVPYRSEIEGLTFTPRAYMTDDQRHASTRPDVLTFTSDVLDENLTLGGEILAKLKVAISSTDADFIVKLIDVYPDTTAQDPNLPSNIVLSGYQQLVRAEVFRGRFRDSFEKPLPFTPNKKDEVSFPLQDILHTFKKGHRVMIQIHSTWFPYIDRNPQKYVENIYKDAKKEDFVKAEITIFGDSKVIVGGNINSATSALPK, via the coding sequence ATGAAAATTTTTGTTTCCTTAATTATATCCCTTCAATTGGCCATAATTGCCTCTGGTCAAAATGTTGATTCCCTCTACATGCGTGAGAACTACGACCAAGTAGAGCATTTTATCCCTATGCGGGATGGGAAAAAATTATACACGCTGTTATACATCCCAAAAGACCGCAGTAAATCCTACCCTATCCTGCTTAACAGAACTTGTTATAATGCATCTGGGTATAAAAATTGGAAGACGGGTGGTCACCCTTCTAAATATCTGGTGAGAGACGGCTACATCTTTGCATTTCAAGATGTGCGAGGAAGGTACCAGAGCGAGGGAGAGTTTACAACCATGACACCTAACATTCCTGGAAACGACCTCAACAATACGGAAGATATAGATGAAAGCTCCGACACCTATGACGCCATTGCATGGATGCTTGAAAACATCCCAAATAATAATGGTAAAGTGGGGCAATTCGGTATTTCATATCCTGGATTCTATACAGCCGCAGCCTTGCCCAATGCACATCCAGCTTTGGTAGCATCTTCCCCTCAAGCACCCATTTCAGATTTTTTCTTCGACGACTTTCATCACATGGGCGCCTATTTACAAAGTTACACCTATGCATATGCTGTTTTTGGCTACCAAAAAGACAGTTTAACGGATAAAGCCTGGTATACTGACCAGTTAAACCGTTTTGATAGAAATAAAGTGGTCAACGGTTATGAGTTTCATTTGAATCTTGGTCCGCTTAAAAACGTAACCGAGAAATATCACCACGATAACTTCTTTTGGAAGGAAACCATAGATCACCCGAACTACGATGAGTTTTGGCAAAAGCGCAATATCCTGCCACATTTGAGGGGCATAGACCATGCCGTTTTAACCGTGGGCGGATGGTTCGATGCGGAAGATTTATACGGACCACTGAACATATATAAGCACATAGAAAGAAATAACCCCAAGGCTAAAAACAGCCTAATCATGGGGCCTTGGTCGCACGGCGGTTGGGCGAGAGAACAAGGGAAACATTACCACAACCACATTTATTTTGGAGATAGCATTTCCACCCATTATTTAAGGGAAATTGAGCGCAAATTTTTTGCTCATCACCTTAAGGGTGCCGTTAACCCTAAACTTCCCGAGGCATACATGTTTGATACCGGCTTAAAGCAATGGAAGAGTTTTGAAAATTGGCCCAGCCCATCTATTCCACCTGTAAAATTGGGATTTACCGAGGGTGGAAAGCTGCTAATTAACCAAGATGGCTCAGATAAAGAAAAGTTTGCCTACACCAGCGACCCCAATAAACCTGTTCCATACAGGTCAGAAATTGAGGGTTTAACCTTTACCCCCAGAGCCTACATGACAGACGATCAACGCCATGCCTCTACCCGCCCCGATGTTTTAACATTTACCAGTGACGTACTCGATGAGAACCTGACTTTGGGTGGGGAGATTTTGGCAAAGCTGAAGGTTGCCATTAGCTCTACGGATGCCGATTTTATTGTAAAACTAATCGATGTGTATCCAGACACCACTGCGCAGGACCCCAATTTACCATCTAACATCGTTTTAAGTGGTTACCAGCAATTGGTTAGAGCAGAGGTATTTAGAGGTCGTTTTAGGGATAGTTTCGAAAAACCCCTTCCGTTTACACCCAATAAAAAGGATGAGGTGAGTTTTCCGCTACAAGACATCCTGCATACCTTTAAAAAGGGACATAGGGTGATGATACAAATTCACAGTACTTGGTTCCCCTACATCGACCGCAACCCTCAAAAATATGTGGAGAATATATACAAGGATGCAAAAAAGGAAGATTTTGTTAAGGCAGAAATCACCATTTTTGGGGACTCCAAAGTAATTGTAGGTGGAAATATAAATAGTGCTACTTCCGCCCTACCTAAGTAA
- a CDS encoding type II toxin-antitoxin system VapC family toxin — protein sequence MNRVLIDTNIVLDLLAQRDGFYQEAAEIFSLADKHQIALTISSLTFANTNYILTKLTSANEAREILRKFKVLVEVLNLNDRVVDLTLSDNKFPDFEDGFQYYSALENDVEIIITRNKKDFKHSNIPVLSPKEYLAQIH from the coding sequence ATGAATCGAGTTTTAATAGACACTAATATTGTCCTCGATCTTTTAGCACAAAGAGATGGATTCTACCAAGAGGCTGCGGAGATTTTTTCCTTAGCAGACAAGCATCAAATTGCCCTTACTATTTCCTCGCTTACTTTCGCCAATACTAATTACATTTTAACCAAACTGACATCAGCAAATGAAGCAAGGGAAATTCTGAGAAAATTTAAAGTACTGGTAGAGGTCTTAAATCTCAATGATAGAGTGGTTGATCTGACCCTAAGCGATAATAAGTTTCCAGACTTCGAAGATGGTTTCCAATACTATTCTGCTTTGGAAAATGATGTGGAAATTATAATTACGCGAAACAAAAAGGACTTCAAACATTCCAATATTCCAGTTTTATCTCCTAAGGAATATTTGGCCCAAATTCATTAA
- a CDS encoding DinB family protein, whose amino-acid sequence MKTIDQNFLIEELIKQTQNHIAVAESLLELPEEALNYRSRPETWSILECIEHLNLYAEFYHPEFHALVEKNENKKGNGLFKPGYWGNKFAKSMLPGESRPMRSPRDKDPIYSKLYPKIINGFIAHQNQLIKLLERSKNIPLDKIKCPLSLSQFVKLRLGDVYRVVIFHNTRHLSQAKNIAENLELVAQQ is encoded by the coding sequence ATGAAAACGATAGACCAAAATTTCCTCATCGAAGAACTCATTAAGCAAACACAAAACCACATTGCAGTGGCAGAAAGTCTACTCGAACTTCCAGAAGAAGCGCTGAATTACAGAAGTCGACCGGAAACCTGGAGTATTTTAGAGTGTATAGAACATTTAAATCTCTATGCAGAGTTCTACCACCCAGAATTCCACGCCTTAGTAGAGAAAAACGAAAACAAAAAAGGAAATGGTCTTTTTAAGCCTGGATATTGGGGGAATAAATTTGCCAAATCTATGCTGCCGGGAGAAAGCCGCCCCATGCGTTCCCCACGCGATAAAGACCCTATTTACTCCAAACTCTACCCCAAGATTATAAATGGGTTTATTGCCCATCAAAACCAACTTATTAAACTACTGGAACGCAGTAAAAATATCCCACTCGATAAAATTAAATGTCCGCTCAGCCTTAGCCAATTTGTAAAACTACGACTTGGCGATGTGTATCGTGTGGTAATCTTCCACAACACCCGACACTTAAGCCAAGCAAAAAATATTGCAGAAAATTTAGAGCTGGTCGCACAGCAGTAA
- a CDS encoding DUF2064 domain-containing protein yields the protein MEAVAKPLYGDQNVTLNRKIWSAFKNHTTKAVERSGLDLIQYTLQEGTSFGEKIANAVQSTFSEGYEKVILLGVDNPNLHHNTIKFVADKLADNDWVIEPSEDGGVNIFGIHKEHFNFEEFQSLPWQTEQLLNEFVDTCRAKFQNLYLLAGSPDIDAKETLEAWLLNPQNKLLGLVIKALLFKEKFASPNTGVSKASESKTVNELLRAPPQ from the coding sequence TTGGAGGCAGTTGCAAAACCCCTTTACGGAGACCAAAACGTAACCCTTAATAGGAAGATTTGGAGTGCGTTTAAAAATCACACCACCAAGGCTGTAGAACGCAGTGGATTAGACCTCATCCAATATACCTTACAAGAAGGTACCAGTTTCGGTGAAAAGATTGCCAACGCCGTACAAAGTACTTTTTCAGAAGGATACGAAAAGGTAATATTGTTAGGTGTTGACAATCCAAACTTACACCACAACACCATAAAATTTGTTGCCGACAAATTAGCGGACAACGATTGGGTTATCGAACCAAGTGAAGACGGTGGAGTTAATATTTTTGGTATCCACAAGGAACACTTCAACTTCGAAGAATTTCAATCGCTGCCGTGGCAAACAGAACAGCTGCTCAATGAATTTGTAGATACCTGTAGAGCTAAATTTCAAAACCTGTATTTACTCGCAGGTAGCCCCGATATCGATGCGAAAGAAACGCTTGAGGCTTGGCTGTTAAATCCTCAGAATAAACTTTTAGGCCTTGTAATTAAGGCGCTACTTTTCAAAGAAAAATTTGCTTCTCCAAATACTGGAGTTTCTAAAGCCTCAGAAAGTAAAACAGTAAATGAATTACTTAGGGCTCCACCTCAGTAG
- a CDS encoding DNA polymerase III subunit alpha — translation MLLNCHSYYSLGYGTLSPHALLEKASKLGHSDLCLTDINNTSACLESLRIAKDFGIRLRIGIDFRNGVKQQFIGIAKNNLGFMELNRYLSAVLKSKAPFPDRAPDFEHCYIVYPFNKMQDSLLKDWEFIGVGHHELGKLKFSPLRLKPSKLVVHQEVSFSNKREFNTHRLLRAIHDNVLLSKLPPDHQAKPSENLPPYHELRSSFINHPELIYNTEKLLDNCQVQFEFGVNQNKKTFTGSPQADFELLERECWKGMDYRFGGRPRHAVERLRHELDVLQQKEFAAYFLINWDLVQYALHKGYPYVGRGSGANSLAAYLLRITDVEPIELDLYFERFINPYRASPPDFDIDFSWTDRDDITHYLFNKYGYDHTVLLGSYITFKHKSVFRELGKVFGLPGDEIEKIQRNPDPNQSDNYAKWIIKYSEYIAGLPSHLSVHACGILIAEKPIHYYCGTFVPPKNFPTTQFDMEVAEDVGLHKFDILSQRGLGKIYDAVKLVKQRHGVEIDVHNTLMFRQDNKVKKMLKTGETIGCFYVESPAMRMLLTKLKADDYLRLVAASSIIRPGVAKSGMMREYIIRFRDKARREKAKKELPELYNILEETYGVMVYQEDVMKVASRFAELSLAEADILRRGMSWNFKKRTEFAEVRDKFFTNCLKKGYSKKVVSEIWSQIETFASFAFAKGHSASYAVESFQALYLKAHYPTEYMVACINNGGGFYSRSLYLHEAKKFGAIVEAPCINRSDILCNIRSLNTIFIGLGMIQGLEFKIVEKILLERNRNGAFLDFDDFCDRLSIGIEQVTLLIRVGAFRAFEPDKKKLLWRAHTLLSTESLAAEPTAKLFAPPTKNYALPQLWHHQLQDAYDEIELLGFPLQSPWDLLKFPPSENLKASDLPDLLNKNVTLVAYLVHVKRTKTSDGKIMHFGTWLDRQGQWIDTVHFPPAASAYPFRGKGHYRISGKVVEEYDFITIEVAKQELLEVQNLDDQA, via the coding sequence ATGCTGTTAAATTGCCATTCCTATTATAGTTTGGGATACGGGACTTTAAGTCCACACGCTCTTCTCGAAAAAGCTTCAAAACTGGGGCATAGTGATCTTTGCCTTACCGATATTAACAATACATCGGCCTGCCTGGAGAGTTTACGCATCGCCAAAGATTTTGGAATACGCTTACGAATTGGGATTGATTTCAGAAATGGGGTAAAACAGCAATTTATAGGCATAGCCAAAAACAACCTGGGCTTTATGGAGCTCAATCGCTACCTAAGTGCAGTATTAAAAAGCAAAGCCCCCTTCCCAGATCGCGCTCCAGACTTTGAGCACTGCTACATTGTTTACCCCTTTAATAAAATGCAAGATAGCCTACTAAAGGATTGGGAGTTTATTGGAGTAGGGCATCACGAATTGGGGAAACTAAAGTTTAGCCCCTTGCGATTAAAACCCAGCAAGCTTGTTGTTCATCAAGAAGTGTCCTTTAGCAATAAAAGGGAGTTCAACACACACCGTTTACTAAGAGCGATACACGACAACGTATTGCTGAGCAAATTACCCCCTGACCATCAAGCTAAGCCGAGCGAAAACCTCCCCCCTTATCACGAACTGAGATCCAGCTTTATCAATCACCCCGAGCTGATTTACAATACCGAAAAGCTCCTAGACAACTGTCAGGTACAGTTTGAATTTGGGGTTAACCAAAACAAGAAAACTTTTACGGGTAGTCCCCAAGCCGATTTCGAATTGTTGGAACGCGAGTGCTGGAAAGGGATGGACTACCGGTTTGGAGGAAGACCAAGACATGCAGTAGAACGGTTAAGACATGAGCTAGATGTATTGCAACAAAAAGAGTTTGCCGCTTATTTTTTAATCAACTGGGATTTGGTGCAATACGCCTTACACAAAGGTTATCCCTATGTGGGAAGAGGAAGTGGTGCCAATAGTTTGGCGGCTTATTTGCTGCGTATAACAGATGTAGAACCCATAGAGCTCGACTTATATTTCGAGCGTTTTATCAACCCCTACCGCGCCTCTCCTCCCGATTTCGACATTGATTTTTCGTGGACAGATCGAGACGACATCACCCATTATCTTTTTAATAAATACGGATACGACCACACAGTGCTCTTAGGTTCGTATATAACCTTTAAGCATAAATCGGTTTTTAGAGAATTGGGGAAAGTGTTTGGTTTACCTGGCGACGAAATTGAAAAGATTCAACGAAATCCCGACCCCAACCAAAGTGATAATTATGCCAAATGGATTATAAAATATAGCGAGTACATTGCGGGACTCCCCTCCCACTTAAGCGTACATGCCTGCGGAATTTTAATCGCTGAAAAACCCATCCATTATTACTGTGGCACTTTTGTTCCACCTAAAAACTTTCCAACCACCCAATTCGATATGGAGGTAGCCGAAGACGTTGGGCTCCATAAATTCGACATACTTAGTCAGCGGGGATTAGGTAAAATATACGACGCGGTAAAGCTAGTTAAACAAAGGCATGGCGTTGAAATTGATGTACACAACACCCTCATGTTTCGGCAGGATAACAAAGTGAAAAAAATGCTCAAAACTGGGGAAACCATAGGTTGTTTCTATGTCGAGTCTCCGGCCATGAGAATGTTACTCACCAAACTAAAAGCCGATGACTACTTGCGCCTGGTAGCAGCTAGTTCCATTATTAGACCAGGAGTTGCTAAAAGTGGGATGATGCGGGAATATATCATCCGTTTTCGAGATAAAGCACGTCGGGAAAAAGCTAAAAAAGAACTTCCAGAACTCTATAACATCCTAGAGGAAACTTACGGAGTAATGGTTTACCAGGAGGATGTGATGAAAGTTGCAAGCCGCTTTGCCGAACTCAGCCTGGCCGAGGCAGATATATTAAGACGAGGAATGTCTTGGAACTTTAAAAAGCGAACCGAATTTGCCGAAGTAAGGGATAAGTTCTTCACCAATTGCCTCAAAAAAGGATATAGCAAAAAGGTGGTTTCAGAAATTTGGAGTCAGATTGAAACCTTTGCCAGTTTCGCTTTTGCCAAGGGACACTCGGCCAGCTATGCCGTCGAGAGTTTTCAGGCGCTCTACTTAAAAGCCCATTACCCCACTGAGTATATGGTGGCTTGCATTAACAATGGTGGTGGATTTTATTCTCGCTCCCTCTACCTCCACGAGGCCAAGAAATTTGGCGCTATAGTCGAAGCTCCATGCATTAATAGAAGCGATATTCTATGCAACATCCGGAGTTTAAACACCATTTTTATTGGTTTGGGAATGATACAGGGACTAGAGTTTAAAATAGTAGAGAAAATACTGTTAGAGAGAAATAGAAATGGTGCTTTTCTCGATTTCGATGACTTCTGCGACCGACTTTCAATAGGGATAGAACAAGTTACCCTGTTAATTCGGGTTGGAGCGTTTAGAGCATTTGAACCCGACAAGAAAAAACTTCTTTGGAGAGCTCACACCTTGTTGAGTACAGAAAGTTTAGCTGCTGAACCTACTGCCAAACTCTTTGCTCCTCCCACTAAAAACTATGCCTTACCCCAATTATGGCATCATCAACTACAAGATGCTTACGACGAAATAGAACTCCTCGGCTTCCCCTTACAATCGCCATGGGATTTATTAAAATTTCCCCCAAGCGAAAATTTAAAAGCTAGCGATTTACCCGACCTATTAAACAAAAATGTTACATTAGTTGCATATCTAGTTCACGTTAAACGAACCAAAACCAGTGATGGTAAAATCATGCATTTTGGAACTTGGCTAGATAGACAAGGACAATGGATAGATACCGTTCATTTTCCACCTGCCGCATCTGCATATCCCTTTCGAGGAAAAGGACACTATCGCATTTCAGGCAAAGTGGTTGAAGAATACGATTTCATAACCATTGAAGTTGCAAAACAAGAATTATTAGAAGTGCAAAACTTAGACGACCAAGCATAA
- a CDS encoding DUF6364 family protein has translation MDRKLTLSLDQSVIERAKKYAKANNISVSKLIESYLKSLTSTKRNSTEITPLVKSLSGVISLDKKVDIKKDYTDYLTSKYK, from the coding sequence ATGGACAGAAAACTAACGCTAAGTCTGGATCAATCTGTAATTGAAAGAGCAAAAAAATACGCCAAGGCAAACAATATCAGTGTTTCAAAATTAATAGAATCTTACCTAAAGAGTCTAACCAGTACCAAGAGGAATTCCACCGAGATTACACCATTGGTAAAAAGCCTATCTGGGGTAATTAGTTTGGATAAAAAAGTAGATATCAAAAAGGATTACACAGACTACTTAACGTCCAAATACAAATGA
- a CDS encoding SusC/RagA family TonB-linked outer membrane protein — MQKWYLLWCFALLTFGVNAQVAISGIVKDSELNYKIPGVTIVEKGISNGTTTNENGSYTLTVAKLPTTLIFTYVGYEPQAVEITEKKAYDISLEPDQVNLNEVVVTALGTKRSKKSLGYAVQELESKDITEVKAPNFLDNLSGKIAGVTVTQGATGVGSSSKISIRGEQSFTNNNPLFIVDGIPVNNNSIINYTNDAAAGFQEVDFGNGAMEINPDDIESVSVLKGPSAAALYGTRASNGVIVIETKDGSKSDGIGVSYSNSTFFERPFQLPKFQNTYGQGNSGQFEFVDGRFGVNDNISYSYGPRLDQGTLISQYDSPVTLPDGTVVRGGDVAVHKGAPITPTEFKSHPDNLKNFYETGVTTTNNVAISTSSKNGSARLSYTDLYSKSIIPGVNLKRKTISANLNFNPTERLKVGTAISYINSNSDNRPSSGYGSENVNYSLVAWGPRSLDIAPMKDYWQPGLENIQQYSFNYTFFDNPYFILLENRNAFNRDRVFGNVNASYKILDNLELQVSSGMDLSNELRTFRRAFSTNRFKNGGYAEHDVFYREVNSNIGLNYKRIFGDFTLDALVGANRMDQEATTNQIQSIELAQPGIFNFSNAAVPLDVFEFGARKRINSIYGIAKLGYKDYLFVDITGRNDWSSSLATITGTDNVSFFYPSISSSFILSNVIELPEQISFARLRASIAQVGNDTDPYQTQGVFLAQTPYKGETTFSDQNIIPNSNLLPEKTNSIELGGEVRFYNNLFYLDFTYFNATTENQIISLPVPVSSGYTQQVINGGRVNSTGWEIMAGVNAMRKGDFQWSSQINYSRYRNIVEELPNGVDQLTLAYSRVYDNVNQSVFFIVEKGGRIGDMYGTGYLKNENGDFVIDENGKYIVDNRLKKLGNANPDFIIGFNNQFKYKQFSLNLLMDWRHGGVLVSRTQALAGVAGQLEETENRPEGGIVAEGVQNTGTAENPVWTPNSTPVDAEDYYRQYYDRNHEENNTYNASYLKIRELSIGYTFRPEIIDGTFLHNFKNIRISLVGRNLFAFSEIPHFDPEQIAVQGNQFVSGVEDMSYASTRSIGFKIGFNF; from the coding sequence ATGCAGAAGTGGTATCTTCTATGGTGTTTTGCATTGCTTACGTTTGGAGTAAATGCACAAGTCGCCATTTCCGGAATTGTAAAAGATTCCGAACTTAATTACAAAATTCCTGGTGTAACTATCGTTGAAAAAGGAATTTCTAATGGTACAACCACCAACGAAAACGGATCCTATACCTTAACCGTTGCAAAACTACCAACCACCTTAATATTCACCTATGTAGGTTACGAACCTCAAGCGGTGGAGATTACAGAGAAAAAGGCTTACGACATTTCCTTAGAGCCCGACCAGGTTAATTTGAATGAGGTAGTGGTAACTGCGCTTGGAACTAAACGATCTAAAAAATCACTGGGATATGCCGTTCAGGAATTAGAAAGCAAGGACATCACCGAAGTAAAAGCGCCTAATTTCTTAGATAACTTAAGTGGAAAGATAGCCGGTGTAACGGTTACTCAGGGAGCTACAGGTGTTGGATCAAGTTCCAAAATTAGCATACGAGGAGAGCAAAGTTTCACCAATAACAATCCGCTTTTTATTGTGGATGGAATCCCGGTGAACAACAACTCCATCATTAACTACACCAACGATGCCGCTGCTGGTTTTCAAGAAGTTGATTTTGGAAATGGTGCCATGGAAATTAACCCAGACGACATAGAGTCGGTTTCTGTATTAAAAGGACCAAGTGCCGCAGCGCTTTATGGAACCAGGGCTTCTAACGGGGTAATTGTTATCGAGACTAAAGATGGAAGCAAATCCGACGGTATCGGGGTTAGTTACTCCAATAGCACCTTCTTCGAAAGGCCATTTCAGCTTCCAAAGTTTCAAAATACATACGGACAAGGAAATTCAGGGCAGTTTGAATTTGTTGATGGTAGATTTGGTGTAAACGACAATATCAGCTACAGTTACGGTCCAAGGTTAGACCAAGGAACCCTTATCTCTCAGTACGACTCACCTGTTACCCTACCTGATGGTACCGTTGTTAGAGGTGGAGACGTTGCTGTACATAAAGGAGCTCCCATAACTCCAACCGAGTTCAAATCGCACCCAGATAATCTGAAAAACTTCTATGAAACTGGAGTAACAACTACCAACAACGTTGCTATTTCAACCAGCTCCAAAAACGGAAGTGCAAGATTGTCGTACACCGACTTGTACAGCAAAAGCATTATCCCAGGAGTAAATCTTAAGCGTAAAACCATCAGTGCCAACCTAAATTTTAATCCAACCGAACGCTTAAAAGTAGGTACTGCAATTAGCTACATCAATTCAAATAGCGACAATAGGCCTTCGAGTGGATATGGTTCTGAAAACGTTAATTATTCATTGGTAGCATGGGGACCAAGATCCCTAGATATTGCGCCCATGAAAGATTACTGGCAACCAGGATTGGAAAATATCCAACAGTATTCATTTAACTACACCTTCTTCGACAACCCTTATTTCATTCTTCTTGAAAACAGAAATGCCTTTAACAGAGACCGCGTTTTCGGGAATGTTAACGCGAGCTATAAAATTCTGGATAATCTAGAGCTCCAAGTGAGCAGTGGTATGGATTTATCTAACGAGCTGAGAACCTTTAGAAGGGCATTTAGTACCAATCGTTTTAAGAATGGTGGATATGCAGAACACGATGTTTTCTACCGCGAGGTGAATAGTAACATTGGTTTAAATTACAAGCGCATTTTTGGAGATTTCACGCTAGACGCTCTAGTTGGCGCCAACCGCATGGATCAGGAAGCGACCACTAATCAAATTCAATCTATTGAGTTAGCTCAACCTGGTATTTTCAATTTCTCCAATGCCGCCGTTCCTTTAGATGTTTTTGAGTTTGGAGCTAGAAAAAGAATTAATTCCATATACGGAATCGCGAAATTGGGTTACAAAGATTACTTGTTTGTAGACATTACCGGAAGAAACGATTGGTCTAGTTCCCTAGCAACCATAACGGGAACGGATAACGTATCTTTCTTCTACCCTTCTATTTCTTCATCTTTCATCCTTTCCAACGTAATTGAATTGCCAGAGCAAATAAGCTTTGCCCGATTACGTGCAAGTATTGCACAGGTTGGAAACGATACAGATCCATATCAAACTCAAGGTGTATTCCTTGCACAAACTCCATACAAAGGAGAAACTACTTTCTCGGATCAAAACATTATTCCAAACAGCAACCTACTTCCTGAAAAAACCAACAGCATTGAGTTGGGTGGTGAAGTGAGGTTTTACAACAACCTGTTCTATTTGGATTTCACCTACTTTAATGCAACTACCGAAAACCAAATTATTTCCTTGCCAGTTCCTGTTTCAAGCGGATACACACAGCAGGTTATAAACGGTGGTAGAGTAAACAGCACAGGATGGGAAATAATGGCAGGAGTTAATGCCATGAGAAAAGGTGATTTCCAATGGAGTAGCCAGATTAACTACAGCCGTTACAGAAATATTGTAGAGGAATTACCTAATGGTGTTGATCAACTTACCCTTGCTTACTCTAGAGTATACGATAACGTAAACCAATCTGTATTCTTTATTGTAGAAAAAGGTGGTCGCATTGGCGATATGTATGGTACAGGTTATTTAAAAAATGAAAATGGCGATTTCGTTATCGATGAAAACGGAAAATATATTGTAGATAACCGCCTTAAAAAACTAGGAAACGCAAACCCAGACTTTATAATTGGATTCAATAACCAATTTAAATACAAGCAGTTTTCTTTAAACCTATTAATGGACTGGAGACATGGTGGAGTTTTAGTATCTAGAACTCAAGCCCTAGCCGGTGTGGCGGGTCAATTAGAGGAAACTGAAAATCGCCCCGAAGGTGGTATAGTTGCAGAAGGTGTTCAGAATACCGGTACCGCAGAGAATCCAGTTTGGACGCCCAACTCAACTCCCGTTGATGCGGAGGATTACTACCGCCAATACTACGATAGAAACCACGAGGAGAACAATACCTACAATGCATCTTATCTTAAAATCAGAGAACTTTCTATTGGTTACACCTTTAGACCTGAAATTATAGATGGAACCTTCCTTCACAATTTTAAAAACATTAGAATTTCATTGGTAGGAAGAAACCTATTTGCATTTAGTGAGATTCCACACTTCGATCCTGAACAAATTGCGGTACAAGGAAACCAGTTCGTGAGTGGTGTAGAGGATATGTCCTACGCTTCTACCCGCAGTATTGGATTTAAAATTGGGTTTAACTTCTAA